The Neodiprion virginianus isolate iyNeoVirg1 chromosome 5, iyNeoVirg1.1, whole genome shotgun sequence genome contains a region encoding:
- the LOC124305550 gene encoding uncharacterized protein LOC124305550, translating to MSHTELLRHLRELLAVCGARALAHLHSTGALRGYECHSIAACVIRQRGATRFAVVRALMAEYNERNDQVFQPLEFRAMLVDSAENEAALCDIVVDVADETIASQGVALGRPTEEPVSTARDEFMLDTSENEAALLEGCVACEELAIAGETGVNETMVNDRTAEEPISVGARDGGLMQTVGPFRVNEGASTSGIQIGGGRARRAPNCDSDVTLESDDDDADDDDETQTASDVTFEFDDDADDDETEGAYSGNMGRESGLESEAASEKESSQAPDDGADSLGNRFTVIGESTKFIRKFAVTGRELRMKIAASESGVNLVEWLEDAFRDLHAYAVATCRSNDYIGFTFSAESFNHGPAWLSFRPVRDSRYSDLWKLVFSVAQSASEFGVDSVFTVTVHSVGVPEGRGKPKPITHAGVLKKSVVQIVNSDGLCLPRALVVAKAHAERGPNRSGALHEHYEMVRFARSSFQRAEARNLVANAGVEIPPTGCTVHEIAQFQNYLARERFLIAVYELGRLGTGEAAFYDGTAVVRANGTGDVRHRLNLLYYPEEQHYCPIVNLTVAAAGAFFCQPCNRKFNNGYEHRCSVKCPQCLASPPCNSQSREIECPDCRRVFRGNGCLEYHRRIGSFSPRRSVCATLRICRNCERFVNLSRRAHICETRFCVTCRCNRPYNHYCFMTPLKDATRPKRYIFIFYDFETQQCETVDGDATTNIHVPNLCVAQQVCTQCIYDPDISNGCSACGLVREFVFRRVPVKELVDFATRPVQDFARIVCIAHNAKGFDAQFILRHMVERDGNPPQVILSGSKIIMLETGHTRFLDSLAYMPMALSALPKAFGLPTTSVKGVFPHLFNTPENVGYVGPLPAAKF from the exons ATGTCACATACGGAATTGCTTCGGCATTTGCGAGAGCTTCTAGCGGTCTGCGGGGCACGGGCCCTGGCGCACCTCCACAGCACCGGTGCGTTGCGGGGTTACGAGTGCCACAGTATAGCCGCGTGTGTAATTCGTCAGCGGGGTGCCACCCGCTTCGCCGTTGTTCGGGCGCTGATGGCTGAGTACAACGAGCGAAACG ATCAAGTTTTCCAACCGTTAGAATTTCGCGCGATGCTGGTGGACTCCGCGGAGAATGAGGCGGCTCTGTGTGATatcgtcgtcgacgtcgccGATGAGACGATTGCGTCGCAAGGAGTAGCGCTGGGGAGGCCCACCGAGGAGCCGGTTTCTACCGCTCGTGACG AATTCATGTTGGATACCAGCGAGAACGAGGCAGCTCTTCTCGAGGGCTGTGTTGCCTGCGAGGAGTTGGCGATTGCGGGAGAGACAGGGGTGAATGAGACGATGGTGAACGATAGGACCGCTGAGGAGCCGATTTCTGTCGGAGCTCGTGATG GGGGTCTTATGCAAACTGTTGGACCGTTTCGCGTGAACGAGGGCGCCAGTACCTCGGGCATACAGATCGGCGGGGGTAGGGCCCGGAGGGCTCCGAATTGCGATTCTGACGTGACATTAGAGTCAGACGATGACGATgccgatgacgatgacgagaCACAGACAGCTTCCGACGTGACGTTTGAATTCGACGACGATGCTGACGACGACGAGACAGAGGGTGCATACTCTGGAAACATGGGGAGAGAATCGGGGCTGGAGAGTGAAGCCGCGAGCGAGAAGGAGTCAAGTCAGGCACCCGATGACGGGGCTGATTCACTGGGTAACCGTTTCACGGTTATCGGTGAATCAACGAAATTCATTCGTAAATTCGCGGTCACAGGGCGTGAGTTGCGAATGAAGATCGCGGCCTCTGAATCGGGTGTTAATCTAGTGGAGTGGCTGGAGGACGCGTTCAGAGACCTGCATGCTTATGCCGTAGCAACGTGTCGGAGTAACGACTACATAGGTTTCACGTTTAGCGCGGAGAGTTTTAATCATGGTCCTGCGTGGTTATCGTTCCGGCCGGTGAGGGATTCGCGGTACAGTGACCTCTGGAAGTTAGTTTTCAGCGTAGCCCAGAGCGCATCAGAGTTTGGCGTTGACAGCGTCTTCACCGTGACGGTACACAGTGTTGGAGTACCGGAGGGTCGCGGAAAGCCGAAGCCGATCACGCACGCGGGGGTACTCAAAAAATCCGTCGTGCAGATTGTCAACAGTGACGGGTTGTGTTTACCTCGTGCCCTCGTTGTAGCCAAGGCTCACGCCGAGAGAGGCCCGAACCGCAGTGGCGCTCTGCACGAGCATTACGAAATGGTGAGATTCGCTAGGTCCAGTTTCCAGCGTGCAGAAGCGCGTAATCTTGTTGCGAACGCCGGTGTCGAGATTCCGCCAACGGGGTGCACAGTGCATGAAATCGCACAGTTCCAGAACTATCTGGCACGCGAGAGATTCCTCATCGCAGTGTACGAGTTGGGGAGGCTAGGTACCGGCGAAGCGGCATTTTACGACGGTACTGCCGTGGTGAGAGCAAACGGAACAGGCGATGTCAGGCACCGATTGAATCTGCTGTATTATCCCGAAGAACAGCATTATTGCccaattgtaaatttaaccGTGGCGGCAGCAGGGGCCTTTTTCTGTCAACCCTGCAATAGGAAATTTAACAACGGGTACGAACACCGATGTTCCGTAAAGTGCCCACAGTGCCTCGCATCGCCACCGTGCAACAGCCAGTCTCGCGAAATCGAGTGTCCCGATTGCAGACGCGTGTTTCGCGGTAACGGTTGTCTGGAGTACCACCGCAGGATCGGCTCCTTCAGTCCGCGTCGTTCCGTTTGTGCAACGCTGCGTATATGCCGGAATTGCGAGCGATTCGTAAATCTTTCGCGTAGGGCACACATTTGTGAAACTCGTTTTTGCGTCACTTGCCGCTGCAACAGACCGTACAATCACTACTGCTTCATGACGCCGCTGAAAGACGCGACAAGACCGAAACGTTacatcttcattttttatgatttcgaAACGCAGCAATGCGAGACGGTAGACGGTGACGCGACGACAAACATACATGTGCCGAACTTGTGCGTAGCGCAACAAGTGTGTACGCAATGTATCTACGATCCCGATATATCGAACGGCTGTTCCGCTTGCGGGCTCGTGCGTGAGTTCGTTTTCAGGAGGGTACCGGTGAAGGAGTTGGTAGACTTTGCTACTCGGCCCGTTCAGGACTTTGCCCGCATCGTATGCATTGCGCACAATGCAAAAGGTTTTGACGCGCAATTCATACTGCGGCATATGGTTGAGCGGGATGGAAACCCGCCGCAGGTCATCCTAAGCGGCAGTAAGATCATTATGCTCGAAACGGGTCACACCCGATTTCTGGATTCCTTAGCATATATGCCTATGGCATTATCGGCGCTACCGAAGGCTTTTGGACTACCGACTACTTCCGTGAAAGGTGTATTTCCCCACCTTTTCAATACACCTGAAAACGTGGGTTACGTGGGACCGCTCCCCGCAGCGAAGTTTTAG
- the LOC124305551 gene encoding uncharacterized protein F54H12.2-like: protein MAFLHAHSGECMKSELDLFSLPPTQTSIEAGQWVHYKPVSSLTDDSPIEFVVPGNGDEYIDLAHTMLSVRVKLQSSAPTPPAGEGNAATPHATPVNNLLHSMFNQVDIFFNQKLVSPANNSYAYRAYIETLLNYAPPAKKSHLSSALWYDSEDGVSDVYDADAVGADRGFTERKRIMSNARTVDLIGHLHCDVFNQDKFLINGVELRLRLVRSRDSFCIMEAENRHKLHILETSLLVRRMKISPGILLAHARTLAKGTAKYPVTRVEVKSFTIHAGVQAETLDNVILGQLPKRVIIGFVSNKAFNGDRQRNPFNFQNYSLNFLSLYVDGVQSKPLQMSFGKDDLYVDAYHTLFSGTGIHFLNEGNGIGRQQFAKGNCLLAFDLTPDLSANCTSHWSLIKHGTLRVEVRFDDAFKETVNCLVYAEFDNLIEVDAARQVITDFSGYEREGDHAPPITTASITYQVVISVRENTVTTPRQRLQGEQQTGWRHPINKN from the coding sequence ATGGCCTTCCTGCACGCGCACTCGGGTGAGTGTATGAAGTCGGAACTGGATTTGTTTTCTCTACCACCAACGCAGACGTCTATTGAGGCTGGTCAATGGGTACACTACAAGCCCGTATCATCTCTAACCGACGATTCCCCGATTGAATTTGTTGTACCTGGAAACGGTGATGAGTACATCGATTTGGCACACACTATGCTTAGCGTACGAGTGAAGCTACAATCGTCTGCTCCTACCCCACCGGCAGGCGAAGGCAACGCGGCTACTCCGCATGCCACTCCGGTAAACAATCTGCTTCACTCGATGTTCAATCAAGTCGATATATTCTTCAATCAAAAACTAGTCTCACCAGCCAACAACTCTTACGCCTATCGAGCATATATAGAGACTCTACTGAATTACGCACCCCCTGCCAAGAAATCCCATCTTTCTTCGGCTCTATGGTACGACAGCGAGGATGGAGTATCGGATGTATACGACGCCGACGCCGTCGGTGCTGACCGAGGTTTCACCGAACGCAAAAGGATCATGAGCAATGCACGTACCGTTGATCTGATTGGACATCTGCACTGTGACGTATTTAATCaagacaaatttttaatcaacggTGTGGAACTGCGTCTTCGACTTGTGAGATCAAGAGACAGTTTTTGCATCATGGAAGCCGAAAATCGCCACAAGCTGCACATACTGGAAACTTCACTGCTCGTTCGCCGAATGAAGATCAGCCCTGGAATCTTGCTGGCGCACGCACGGACGCTAGCCAAAGGTACGGCAAAATATCCCGTAACCAGAGTCGAGGTGAAGTCTTTCACCATACACGCAGGAGTACAGGCAGAAACACTGGACAATGTCATACTCGGACAACTACCGAAACGAGTGATAATCGGTTTTGTCAGCAATAAAGCCTTCAACGGCGACAGACAGCGCAAtccgtttaattttcaaaactactCTTTGAATTTCCTGTCGTTGTACGTCGACGGGGTGCAATCGAAGCCGCTACAGATGAGTTTTGGCAAAGACGATCTCTACGTGGACGCTTATCATACCCTCTTCTCCGGTACGGGGATTCATTTTCTGAACGAAGGAAACGGTATCGGCCGGCAGCAGTTCGCTAAAGGAAATTGTCTATTGGCTTTTGACCTAACCCCCGATCTCTCGGCCAACTGTACATCGCACTGGTCGCTCATCAAACATGGAACTCTCAGGGTCGAAGTGCGGTTCGACGATGCTTTCAAAGAAACTGTGAATTGCCTAGTGTACGCTGAATTTGATAATCTTATTGAAGTTGATGCTGCACGTCAGGTCATTACAGATTTTTCGGGCTACGAAAGAGAGGGAGATCACGCCCCTCCTATCACGACCGCTTCTATAACATACCAGGTGGTGATTTCCGTTAGAGAGAACACTGTGACTACACCACGCCAACGTCTTCAAGGGGAGCAACAGACCGGCTGGAGACACccgataaacaaaaattga